A region from the Aegilops tauschii subsp. strangulata cultivar AL8/78 chromosome 5, Aet v6.0, whole genome shotgun sequence genome encodes:
- the LOC109786660 gene encoding GDSL esterase/lipase At2g04570 — MSSLHRCLPWLILLLVLRGGGGGGPAVAAAGKVPAIIVFGDSSVDTGNNNFIPTIARSNFWPYGLDFADGHPTGRFSNGRLATDFISEAFGLPASIPAYLDTTLTIDDLAAGVSFASASTGLDNATAGILSVITMAEQLDYFKEYKLRLKLAKGDARGEEIIREALYIWSIGTNDFIENYYNLPERRMQYTAAEYEAYLLGLAESSIRAVHALGGRKMDFTGLTPMGCLPAERMGNRGDPGQCNEEYNAVARSFNAKLQQAVVPKLNKELPGLHLVYADTYDVLDAVVRKPSDYGFENADRGCCGTGMFEAGYFCSLSTSLLCTNPDKYVFFDAIHPTERMYNMLADKVMNTTLHVFL; from the exons ATGTCGTCGCTCCACAGGTGCCTGCCGTGGCTGATCCTCCTCCTGGtgctgcgcggcggcggcggcggggggccggcggtggcggccgCCGGGAAGGTGCCGGCGATCATCGTGTTCGGCGACTCCTCGGTGGACACGGGCAACAACAACTTCATCCCGACCATCGCGCGGAGCAACTTCTGGCCCTACGGGCTCGACTTCGCGGACGGCCACCCCACGGGCCGCTTCTCCAACGGCCGCCTCGCCACCGACTTCATCTCCGAGGCCTTCGGCCTGCCGGCCTCCATCCCGGCCTACCTCGACACCACGCTCACCATCGACGACCTCGCCGCGGGCGTCTCCTTCGCGTCCGCCTCCACCGGCCTCGACAACGCCACCGCCGGCATCCTGTCCGTGATCACCATGGCGGAGCAGCTCGACTACTTCAAGGAGTACAAGCTGCGGCTTAAGCTGGCCAagggcgacgcgcggggcgaggAGATCATCCGCGAGGCGCTCTACATCTGGAGCATCGGCACCAACGACTTCATCGAGAACTACTACAACCTGCCGGAGCGCCGGATGCAGTACACGGCGGCGGAGTACGAGGCGTACCTGCTGGGGCTCGCCGAGTCGTCCATCCGCGCCGTGCACGCGCTCGGCGGCAGGAAGATGGACTTCACGGGGCTCACGCCCATGGGCTGCCTCCCCGCCGAGCGCATGGGCAACCGCGGCGACCCGGGGCAGTGCAACGAGGAGTACAACGCCGTCGCCCGGAGCTTCAACGCCAAGCTGCAGCAGGCAGTCGTCCCCAAGCTCAACAAGGAGCTCCCCGGCCTGCACCTCGTCTACGCCGACACCTACGACGTCCTCGACGCCGTCGTCAGGAAGCCCTCCGACTACG GTTTTGAGAACGCAGATCGAGGGTGCTGCGGGACGGGGATGTTCGAGGCCGGCTACTTCTGCAGCCTGAGCACCTCGCTGCTATGCACGAACCCCGACAAGTACGTCTTCTTCGACGCCATCCATCCCACGGAGAGGATGTACAATATGCTTGCCGATAAAGTCATGAACACCACGCTTCATGTATTTCTCTGA
- the LOC109786652 gene encoding uncharacterized protein: MVLRRAAVESPKKVAALVDLVNLPTALREFAGGRSQMSHLSFFLGVWSHIKNNNLQDPTNRNIVNCDEKLKTVLLGRSKVELSELPMLVKLHFPKVFKS; the protein is encoded by the exons atgGTGCTGCGGCGGGCGGCGGTGGAGTCTCCTAAGAAGGTGGCGGCTCTCGTCGACCTGGTTAACCTGCCGACGGCGCTGCGGGAGTTCGCGGGGGGCCGTTCCCAGATgtcccacctctccttcttcCTTGGCGTCTGGTCACACATCAAGAACAACAACCTCCAG GACCCGACCAACAGGAACATTGTAAACTGTGATGAGAAGCTGAAAACTGTGCTGTTGGGCAGGTCTAAGGTGGAGCTCTCCGAACTCCCAATGCTTGTCAAGCTACATTTCCCAAAAGTTTTCAAGTCGTAA